A single window of Helicobacter pylori DNA harbors:
- the efp gene encoding elongation factor P, protein MAIGMSELKKGLKIELGGVPYRIVEYQHVKPGKGAAFVRAKIKSFLDGKVIEKTFHAGDKCEEPNLVEKTMQYLYHDGDTYQFMDIESYEQIALNDSQVGEASKWMLDGMQVQVLLHNDKAISVDVPQVVALKIVETAPNFKGDTSSASKKPATLETGAVVQVPFHVLEGEVIKVNTETEEYLEKVK, encoded by the coding sequence ATGGCAATTGGGATGAGCGAGCTCAAAAAGGGCTTGAAAATTGAATTGGGCGGTGTGCCTTATAGGATCGTAGAATACCAGCATGTCAAGCCCGGCAAGGGTGCGGCTTTTGTGCGTGCGAAAATCAAGTCGTTTTTAGATGGTAAGGTGATTGAAAAGACTTTCCATGCTGGGGATAAGTGCGAAGAGCCTAATTTGGTTGAAAAAACGATGCAATACCTTTATCACGATGGCGACACATACCAATTCATGGATATAGAGAGCTATGAGCAAATCGCTTTAAACGACTCTCAAGTGGGCGAGGCTTCTAAGTGGATGCTAGACGGCATGCAAGTGCAGGTTTTATTGCATAATGACAAGGCGATTTCAGTGGATGTGCCGCAAGTTGTGGCTTTAAAGATTGTAGAAACGGCTCCTAATTTTAAGGGCGATACTTCCAGTGCGAGCAAAAAACCAGCGACTTTAGAAACCGGTGCGGTCGTGCAAGTGCCTTTCCATGTTTTAGAAGGTGAGGTGATTAAAGTCAATACGGAAACAGAAGAGTATCTTGAAAAGGTGAAATGA
- a CDS encoding McrB family protein translates to MKVYLRKIDNQIINNKRISIKKGILEHFFDNANNQDEVDVSGILSNYNDKVSILLATDPRLGGGIKRIINAEADKIKENRLDYELKIDDILLFTYISYKKYTLEIILPTDTRYNVLNGLINNSKHLLVFSENETRSLDDGKIDESVRIDGGKNIILYGVPGSGKSYTLQRDYCNNSVVEKIVFHPDYSYSDFVGQIMPSIDDSGIVSYKFNPGPFTNILKKAYHNPQTKHVLVIDEINRGNAPAIFGEIFQLLDRLKHDKDGFKKGSSEYAINNTDIANIVHNDKNASIRIPSNLWIVATMNTSDQNVFTLDTAFQCRFSMQLIENSFENVDDDFKNMKILDTDIIWQKFCTTINEKIAQNNEGLSSMEDKRFGVYFVSIDDLKSKENFAHKVIKYLWDDVFKFDRNIIFNTIKFNTLEAVVKNFTREKGRTQFDIFSDDIKELLFNV, encoded by the coding sequence ATGAAAGTTTATTTGAGGAAAATTGATAATCAAATCATTAATAATAAACGAATCAGTATTAAAAAAGGTATTTTAGAGCATTTTTTTGATAACGCCAACAACCAAGATGAAGTAGATGTGAGTGGTATCTTATCTAACTATAACGATAAAGTTAGCATCCTCTTAGCAACAGATCCCAGACTTGGTGGAGGGATTAAGAGAATCATTAATGCAGAAGCTGATAAAATAAAAGAAAACCGATTGGATTATGAATTAAAAATTGATGATATTCTGCTTTTTACTTACATATCTTATAAAAAATACACATTAGAAATCATTTTACCCACTGACACAAGATACAATGTTTTAAATGGCTTAATCAATAATAGCAAGCATTTATTGGTTTTTAGCGAGAATGAAACGAGATCTTTAGATGATGGTAAAATAGATGAAAGCGTTAGAATAGATGGGGGAAAAAATATCATCCTTTATGGTGTTCCTGGTAGCGGCAAAAGTTATACTTTGCAAAGAGATTATTGCAATAATAGCGTGGTAGAAAAGATAGTGTTCCACCCTGATTATTCTTATAGTGATTTTGTGGGACAGATTATGCCAAGTATAGATGATAGCGGTATCGTTAGTTATAAATTTAATCCTGGACCTTTTACAAATATCCTTAAAAAAGCGTATCATAACCCACAAACTAAACATGTTCTGGTGATTGATGAGATCAATCGTGGTAATGCACCTGCCATATTTGGAGAAATTTTTCAACTTCTTGACAGACTAAAACATGACAAAGATGGCTTTAAAAAAGGCTCTAGTGAGTATGCTATCAATAATACGGATATTGCAAATATTGTCCATAACGATAAAAATGCAAGTATAAGAATCCCGTCAAATTTATGGATAGTCGCTACAATGAATACGAGCGATCAAAATGTATTCACACTAGATACTGCTTTTCAGTGTAGATTTTCTATGCAACTCATTGAAAATTCCTTTGAAAATGTTGATGATGATTTTAAAAATATGAAAATTTTAGATACCGATATAATTTGGCAAAAATTTTGCACCACCATCAATGAAAAAATAGCTCAAAATAACGAGGGGCTGAGTTCTATGGAAGATAAGCGATTTGGCGTTTATTTTGTAAGTATTGATGATCTAAAGAGCAAAGAAAATTTTGCACATAAAGTTATAAAATACCTTTGGGACGATGTTTTTAAATTTGATAGAAATATAATATTTAACACTATAAAATTTAATACGCTTGAAGCTGTTGTAAAGAATTTTACCAGAGAAAAAGGCAGAACCCAATTTGATATTTTTAGCGATGATATAAAAGAACTTTTATTCAATGTTTAA
- a CDS encoding LlaJI family restriction endonuclease → MFNLKRCFTDNELNDNFVGIRSINNDLQICFPLGFDISDDKNIRVDVKKLVSILLEYNKTIACDNLLNNKNEIINSNFPLTAYKNVIEYFLSHGYYIENKSYYENNAKGRINFSKTIKKNRPIIQTFNNKNSFVYTRFQVKRKMVNENELITAINKYCVHEAFSKFGFVFSSFMPPKFNLPTDKNYCIYLLDNKLNNTFNDDRKILFQSMKNILLQDDNILDKTDFKFGTYHFYVVWERMIDKAFGIKNKEVYFPKTKWNLRCSNQNPDYLLQPDSIMLFDDRIYILDAKYYKYSISGVASDLPNSASIIKQIVYGEYAAKLETKKEIHNIFLMPFNRFNNPLKLGNIFENIGFANGEWRDNLKQYENIQGILIDTKFLMQNYNKKSNDLLKLLAKNVEETKI, encoded by the coding sequence ATGTTTAATTTAAAGCGCTGTTTTACAGACAATGAATTGAACGACAATTTTGTAGGTATTAGAAGCATCAATAATGACTTGCAAATTTGTTTCCCACTAGGATTTGATATAAGCGATGATAAAAACATTAGAGTAGATGTAAAAAAGCTTGTTTCTATTCTTTTAGAATACAATAAAACAATTGCATGTGACAATTTGTTAAATAATAAAAATGAGATTATAAACTCAAATTTTCCACTCACAGCGTATAAAAATGTCATAGAATATTTTTTATCGCATGGTTATTATATAGAAAATAAGAGCTATTATGAAAATAACGCAAAAGGCAGGATAAATTTTTCCAAAACGATTAAGAAAAATAGACCCATTATTCAAACTTTTAACAATAAAAACTCTTTTGTTTATACTCGTTTTCAAGTTAAAAGGAAAATGGTAAATGAAAATGAATTGATAACAGCTATAAACAAATATTGTGTGCATGAAGCGTTTTCTAAATTTGGCTTTGTTTTTAGCTCGTTTATGCCACCAAAATTTAACCTACCCACTGATAAAAATTATTGCATTTATCTGCTTGACAACAAGCTAAACAACACCTTTAATGATGACAGGAAAATCCTTTTTCAATCCATGAAAAATATTCTTTTACAAGATGATAATATTTTGGATAAGACTGATTTTAAATTTGGAACATATCATTTTTATGTTGTTTGGGAAAGAATGATAGACAAGGCATTTGGTATAAAAAATAAAGAAGTTTATTTTCCTAAAACAAAATGGAATTTGCGGTGCTCTAATCAAAACCCTGATTATTTATTGCAACCAGATAGCATAATGCTGTTTGACGATAGAATTTACATATTAGATGCAAAATATTATAAATATAGTATAAGTGGGGTTGCAAGCGATTTACCCAATAGTGCATCCATCATAAAACAGATTGTTTATGGTGAATATGCGGCAAAACTAGAGACAAAAAAAGAGATTCACAATATCTTTTTAATGCCCTTTAACAGATTTAACAATCCGCTAAAATTGGGTAATATTTTTGAGAATATAGGCTTTGCAAATGGAGAGTGGAGAGACAACCTAAAGCAATATGAAAATATACAAGGAATTTTAATAGACACTAAATTTTTAATGCAAAACTATAATAAGAAATCCAATGATCTTTTAAAGTTACTAGCAAAAAATGTGGAAGAAACTAAAATATAA
- the pseI gene encoding pseudaminic acid synthase — MLQRPKIVAELSANHNQDLNLAKESFHAIKESGADFVKLQTYTPSCMTLNSKEDPFIIQGTLWDKENLYELYQKATTPLEWHAELFELARKLDLGIFSSPFSSKALELLESLDCPMYKIASFEIVDLDLIEKAARTQKPIILSSGIATHAELQDAISLCRGVNNFDITLLKCVSAYPSKIEDANLLSMVKLGETFGVKFGLSDHTIGSLCPILATTLGASMIEKHFILNKSLQTPDSAFSMDFNEFKSMVGAIKQSALALGEEEPKINPKTLEERRFFARSLFVIKDIQKGETLTSDNIKALRPNLGLHPKFYKEILGQKASKFLKANTPLNADDIERSL, encoded by the coding sequence ATGTTACAACGCCCTAAAATTGTCGCTGAATTGAGCGCTAACCATAACCAGGATTTAAATCTCGCCAAAGAAAGCTTTCATGCCATTAAGGAAAGCGGCGCGGATTTTGTCAAGCTCCAAACCTACACGCCAAGCTGCATGACTTTAAACTCTAAAGAAGATCCTTTCATCATTCAAGGCACTTTATGGGATAAAGAAAATTTGTATGAATTGTATCAAAAGGCTACTACCCCCCTAGAGTGGCATGCGGAATTGTTTGAGTTGGCTAGAAAGCTTGATTTAGGCATTTTTAGCTCGCCCTTTAGCTCAAAAGCTTTAGAGCTTTTAGAGAGCCTAGATTGCCCCATGTATAAAATCGCTAGTTTTGAAATCGTTGATTTAGACTTGATTGAAAAGGCCGCTCGCACACAAAAGCCCATTATCCTTTCTAGCGGTATCGCCACACACGCCGAATTGCAAGACGCCATCTCATTGTGCAGAGGAGTGAATAATTTTGACATCACCCTTTTAAAATGCGTGAGCGCTTATCCCAGTAAAATAGAAGACGCTAACTTATTGAGCATGGTTAAATTAGGCGAAACCTTTGGCGTTAAATTTGGCTTAAGCGATCACACGATTGGCTCTCTTTGCCCCATTTTAGCCACCACTTTAGGAGCGAGCATGATAGAAAAGCATTTCATTTTAAACAAATCCTTACAAACCCCAGACAGCGCTTTTAGCATGGATTTTAACGAATTTAAAAGCATGGTTGGAGCCATCAAACAAAGCGCTTTAGCCTTAGGCGAAGAAGAGCCAAAAATCAATCCAAAGACTTTAGAGGAGCGAAGATTCTTTGCACGCTCTTTATTTGTCATTAAGGACATTCAAAAAGGCGAAACATTGACTAGCGATAATATCAAAGCCTTACGCCCCAACCTTGGCTTACACCCTAAATTTTATAAAGAAATTTTAGGCCAAAAGGCATCAAAATTCTTAAAAGCCAACACCCCTTTAAACGCTGATGATATAGAACGCTCATTGTAG
- a CDS encoding ABC transporter ATP-binding protein, producing MIKAINISHAFEKPLYNGVNLRIKPKESLAILGVSGSGKSTLLSHLATMLKPDSGTVSLLEHQDIYALNSKKLLELRRLKVGIVFQSHYLFKGFSALENLQVASIIAKQEINHSLLEQLGIAHTLKQGVGELSGGQQQRLSIARVLSKKPKIIIADEPTGNLDTTSANQVISMLQNYITENEGALVLATHDEHLAFTCSQVYRLEKEVLIKEK from the coding sequence ATGATTAAAGCGATTAATATTTCTCATGCTTTTGAAAAACCTCTTTATAATGGCGTGAATTTGCGCATTAAACCCAAAGAAAGCCTAGCGATTTTAGGCGTGAGCGGGAGCGGTAAAAGCACGCTTTTAAGCCATTTAGCCACCATGCTAAAACCGGATAGCGGAACAGTTAGTTTGTTAGAACACCAGGATATTTATGCCCTAAATTCCAAAAAACTTTTGGAATTACGGCGCTTAAAAGTGGGCATCGTCTTTCAATCGCATTACCTTTTTAAGGGTTTTAGCGCTTTAGAAAACTTGCAAGTCGCTTCAATTATAGCCAAGCAAGAAATAAATCATTCCCTTTTAGAACAATTAGGCATAGCCCACACCCTAAAACAAGGTGTGGGTGAATTGAGCGGTGGCCAGCAACAACGCTTAAGCATCGCCAGAGTGCTTTCTAAAAAACCCAAAATCATTATCGCTGATGAACCCACCGGGAATTTAGACACCACTAGCGCTAATCAAGTCATCAGCATGCTGCAAAATTACATCACAGAAAACGAAGGGGCGTTAGTTCTAGCCACGCATGATGAGCATTTAGCTTTCACTTGCTCTCAAGTCTATCGCTTAGAAAAAGAAGTTTTGATTAAGGAAAAATAA